The genomic segment TTTCCAGCTAACGCAGCCAAATGATACTCTTCTCTATCCTTAGAACCTCTAAATTCAAATTTAGGCTTCACAACATCCGTGGATCTCAAATTACGACCCTGATGTTCGTAATTTGAAAGGGTGAAATTGAACGAGCTATCTTTCGACAAGttaataaaaatgatagaaatccCAGGCTACAAGAGAGAAAATGATGCtgataacatttaataaaaataaataatttgaaaaatgaaaagttcGTTCTATCAAAGTTGGCTTACCTTTTTCTTCGCACAATGAGCATATACACGCAAATTTGGGTTAGACTCTTGAGTTACGGCACGTACAGTACTTCCCATAAGTCGGTGCCAAAGAAGTGCACTAGaaacaaaacaaattaataaGATGAATTATGTTGGTTGCTATAGGGAAAAAAAGCAAGGATAAGGCTCACACTATCTGTGTGAAGATACGGACCCGTAGTAATCTGGATTGGGAATCGATGTTGTAGTATTAAGTAAAGCATAATTTCCACCGATGAGAGTTTGCCTGCAGAAGACCTTTTGATTGTAGGTTGAAGCCATTTCCAATTGATCAAGATACCTATCAAGGGAGAAAAGTTCAACCGCGTGTTTTATTATACACAGAGAAAAGGAAGAGGTAGAAGAAAAGGAGAGAAAAATATTACCAAAATCCATCAGCAAAGGTTGGGGACAAATCTTTAGCACCACCGTGAAGAGCTCCGCCAGATTCAGAAACCCAAGCTCCCGACTGCGGTTTAAACTTGTTGACAATATTCAAAACACCTTTATCGATTTGGGAAACTTGATTTAAGTAAGATGGATCTTGAATCTTGGCAATCATGTTTGGATCATCACCTGCATATGCATCCATTGAATTAAGAAACTGACCCTACTAGTAATAAGTAATCCTCTAAAAGCTCTTCGATAAACACTGAATTGAGACATATTTGGATACCAGGTACAAAATTATAGATATGGTGTGTAACTCCATCAACAACATCATGTCCTGAAACTTCTAGGAAGGAATTAAACCATTTCTCATCATAATAGCCACTAGGACCTAGAACCTTTGGTTGAGTTTTTGGATCTGGGTGTAATTCTTTCACTAGATTCTTAAGTACTACTATGTCTTTTCCATATTGTTCAGCCTCAACGCTTGCACCCATCCCAGCTCCGGAGAGTTGATTTCCTGAAATAATAAATggattaaaatacaattcaaaaaataatgaaaaacaatCTCATGTAGAGCTTCGGGAAAACAAATTTAGTTACCAAATTCATAAGAATCAACTTTGTATCCCATGGAAATAGTATACTTCATGCAATCCCCTGCATTTTGCGATTGCCAATCGCCAACCCAAAGACCCTTTTCGATTTCTGACCGATTTCTTCCGAGAAGAGCATTCAACCCGAATGTAACCTTTACTCTTCAAAATGTCATATCAATAAAGTCAATGTCTTTACTAAGAAAAAAAGGGAATGTTTAATTCTTTTTCGGAATAAATATAAATACCAACCCAGTTTGATTGAAAAAATTATTGAGTTCGTCCCATCTTTCCATGGGAAGGCAGCCCTGAGAGAATCCAAATAAACTATCttcatttttcatgaaattgGGGCAATTCTTAACTCCTCCTACTCCATACACCACTTGAACTTGCAACGACCCACCAATTTTGATTCTTAAAGGATTGAATGCTGAAAGTAGCATTAAAAATTAGTCTGAAATTGTTCTTACCAGCTTTGAACCAAGTTTAGTCCAACTCGTTCACGCAACCACTCTTATGAGGTGGCTTTTAACAGTATTCGAACCGCAATATTTGcaatcttttttttattcataGGGTATGGACTACCATGGATGAATTAATGATAGAGGCATGTAATATTATATACGTAGAACTCACCTTTTATTGCATTTATTAGACCCTTCTTTTTCAAATCCTATGAAAAACATAAAGTAcaagaaaagtcaaaatttatgtAAAAGACATTGTtcatacacacaaaataaaatattcataccAAATTTAAAATTCCAGCCTTTCCCCAAGGACATTGATTGTAGTTGCATTTTTCAGTAGGCCACAAATCCAATGTAGCGCATACAAAGTTATCATCTGTTTCAGCAATTGGTGTTGCTCCCTGAATCACAACGTTCACATTTTACGTCGACGAAAGCGATATCTGGGAAACAAGGATTGCTAGGCTGAATATGCATTTCAAATCCATATTCACGAAAGAGCAGGAAGAATTGAGGGTAATGCAATTGTAATCATGCATGTGTTTATATATATGCGTGTATTAAAAGTTTGTTACAATTagatatgaatttaaaatttgttaGGAAATTTAATCGTGGCAAAGCCATCATCATCATTTTGTTTAAAAGTTACAGTTTTGCAGCTGCAACTTATTCCTTTTCAACTACGGTCGAGATAATGGTTCCAACTCGTTAGTTGGCATGAAAATTTCGTTTTAAAACCACTTTTGGGCCGTCTACCATTTCAATTCCAAATTAAAGGCTTGTATTGTTTCTTTAGCTTTTATGTCTTGTTG from the Gossypium hirsutum isolate 1008001.06 chromosome D09, Gossypium_hirsutum_v2.1, whole genome shotgun sequence genome contains:
- the LOC107892794 gene encoding heparanase-like protein 2, producing MEIGEDMVADGMDKEWKRGKIAQQGKGTEESRMVVEMVISPSQGREPELWRMKEERVCRLSIERVQARYSSRVNSFFIILGVFIGKGHVQYDVDVLYLSSSRHYRAHKKDVFNGMRMSGATPIAETDDNFVCATLDLWPTEKCNYNQCPWGKAGILNLDLKKKGLINAIKAFNPLRIKIGGSLQVQVVYGVGGVKNCPNFMKNEDSLFGFSQGCLPMERWDELNNFFNQTGVKVTFGLNALLGRNRSEIEKGLWVGDWQSQNAGDCMKYTISMGYKVDSYEFGNQLSGAGMGASVEAEQYGKDIVVLKNLVKELHPDPKTQPKVLGPSGYYDEKWFNSFLEVSGHDVVDGVTHHIYNFVPGDDPNMIAKIQDPSYLNQVSQIDKGVLNIVNKFKPQSGAWVSESGGALHGGAKDLSPTFADGFWYLDQLEMASTYNQKVFCRQTLIGGNYALLNTTTSIPNPDYYGALLWHRLMGSTVRAVTQESNPNLRVYAHCAKKKPGISIIFINLSKDSSFNFTLSNYEHQGRNLRSTDVVKPKFEFRGSKDREEYHLAALAGNIQGQIVLLNDVPMVPTETFDIPAVEPKLVNASTPIHITAHSIVYVTIRDFQAPACA